A genomic stretch from Rhodomicrobium vannielii ATCC 17100 includes:
- a CDS encoding relaxase/mobilization nuclease domain-containing protein, which produces MIAKRVKRGVASSYTGLATYILGPKGARRKEVIERLSDYILDKAGAGGRVGGIRITNCGTDEPDWALSDIIATQKQNTRASADKTYHLVVSFADNERPGDEVLEKIEERLVSAIGLEAHQRMSAVHIDTDHLHMHIAINKIHPTKFRGRSTDPQPIEVTRAFRADLQKSGVGIAMLDGAADWQEVHRRFEARKLALRQRGAGLCIEDETGRRVRASTVDRAFGIGQFVKRFGPFQGDGQTFAPGHVNRATRRDPVYDRLWTQYHLDRIRKRRAREKELQRIRKDANDAFQPVLDKYKRLRSRSANKRPPEGRMDHLKRLREEMTRRAREIAHEMSDRQDVVSRAWPRWSFDDYLAHVAQQGDGQALALLQRRSREREALNTAFTWAPSGADARRIVYSHLKPYVLKNGSSIYYLRDGGKAIDSADRIYVPEVSLQAAYLAIDLGATRFGGQPLRIEGTAEFKAAVVKAAAVSGLQITLEDRSLEAQRQAALAERQDILDDYIARRNEHAARSPGFPPHRPFCPTDRGPFVYRGRRTLPPGDRAPARRQLYRQARHPAGSRGVRETDARGDLATARTDHRETPRLVEMTADTDEEVWFLPR; this is translated from the coding sequence ATGATCGCCAAGCGCGTGAAGCGCGGCGTCGCGTCGAGCTATACGGGGCTTGCGACCTATATCCTCGGCCCGAAGGGCGCGCGCCGGAAGGAGGTGATCGAGCGATTATCCGATTACATCCTCGACAAGGCAGGCGCCGGCGGTCGCGTCGGCGGCATCAGGATCACGAATTGCGGGACGGACGAGCCCGACTGGGCGCTCTCCGACATTATCGCGACGCAAAAGCAGAACACGCGCGCCAGCGCGGACAAGACCTACCACCTCGTCGTCAGCTTCGCAGACAACGAGCGGCCTGGCGACGAGGTGCTGGAAAAGATCGAGGAGCGGCTCGTTTCCGCCATCGGGCTCGAAGCGCATCAACGCATGTCGGCGGTCCACATCGACACCGACCACCTTCACATGCATATCGCCATCAACAAGATCCACCCGACCAAATTTCGTGGCAGATCGACCGACCCGCAGCCGATCGAGGTCACGCGCGCCTTTCGGGCGGACCTCCAGAAATCGGGCGTCGGGATCGCGATGCTCGACGGCGCGGCGGATTGGCAAGAGGTGCATCGACGCTTCGAGGCGAGAAAGCTCGCCCTCAGGCAGCGCGGCGCGGGTCTATGCATCGAAGACGAGACCGGTCGCCGCGTCCGCGCCAGCACCGTCGACCGCGCCTTCGGCATCGGCCAGTTCGTGAAGCGGTTTGGCCCTTTTCAAGGCGATGGGCAAACGTTTGCGCCCGGTCACGTCAACCGGGCAACGAGGCGCGATCCGGTCTACGACCGCCTCTGGACGCAATATCACCTCGACCGCATCAGGAAGCGCAGGGCGCGCGAGAAGGAACTCCAGCGCATCAGGAAGGACGCCAACGACGCCTTTCAGCCGGTGCTCGACAAGTACAAGCGTTTGAGGTCGAGGAGCGCAAACAAGAGGCCGCCCGAGGGCCGGATGGATCATCTCAAAAGGCTTCGCGAGGAGATGACGCGGCGGGCGAGAGAGATCGCCCACGAGATGTCCGACAGACAGGATGTCGTCAGCCGCGCTTGGCCGCGTTGGAGCTTCGACGATTATCTGGCGCACGTTGCGCAGCAGGGCGATGGACAGGCGCTCGCGCTTCTCCAGCGCCGCAGCAGGGAGCGGGAGGCGCTGAATACCGCCTTCACCTGGGCGCCGAGCGGCGCGGATGCGCGGCGGATCGTCTACAGCCACCTGAAGCCTTACGTGCTGAAGAACGGGTCATCGATCTACTACCTGCGCGACGGCGGCAAGGCGATCGACAGTGCCGACAGGATTTATGTGCCCGAGGTTTCGCTTCAGGCGGCCTATCTCGCCATCGATCTCGGAGCGACGCGGTTCGGAGGCCAACCGCTCAGAATCGAGGGAACGGCGGAGTTCAAGGCGGCGGTGGTGAAGGCGGCGGCAGTTTCCGGCCTTCAGATCACGCTCGAAGATCGAAGCCTTGAGGCGCAGAGGCAAGCGGCGCTTGCCGAGCGGCAAGACATCCTCGACGACTACATCGCGCGGCGCAACGAGCACGCCGCACGCAGCCCCGGCTTTCCGCCGCATCGACCGTTTTGTCCGACAGATCGCGGTCCCTTCGTCTATCGCGGCCGGAGAACGCTGCCGCCCGGCGATCGTGCTCCAGCAAGGCGACAGCTATATCGTCAAGCCCGTCACCCTGCAGGAAGCAGAGGCGTTCGCGAAACTGACGCGCGGGGTGACCTTGCAACGGCTCGAACAGATCATCGAGAAACGCCACGGCTTGTCGAGATGACAGCCGACACCGATGAAGAGGTCTGGTTTCTTCCTCGCTGA
- a CDS encoding plasmid mobilization protein, with the protein MGNENRASMLKIRLTKSEMNALKERAGAEGLSLSAWGRARLLSVPDEAAQIIGTMRRAIFLEAAKLEMMPEAELRAALELEAAVNASILSEREG; encoded by the coding sequence ATGGGTAATGAGAACCGGGCGTCTATGCTCAAGATTAGGCTTACGAAGTCTGAAATGAACGCCCTGAAGGAGCGGGCCGGTGCCGAGGGATTGAGCCTCTCCGCCTGGGGAAGAGCGCGGCTTCTGAGCGTGCCGGATGAAGCGGCACAGATCATCGGGACCATGCGGCGGGCGATTTTCCTCGAGGCAGCAAAGCTGGAGATGATGCCCGAAGCGGAACTGCGCGCAGCGCTTGAACTCGAAGCCGCGGTGAACGCGAGCATCCTGTCCGAGCGCGAAGGATGA